A portion of the Desmodus rotundus isolate HL8 chromosome 8, HLdesRot8A.1, whole genome shotgun sequence genome contains these proteins:
- the SCRIB gene encoding protein scribble homolog isoform X6, producing MLKCIPLWRCNRHVESVDKRHCSLQAVPEEIYRYSRSLEELLLDANQLRELPKPFFRLLNLRKLGLSDNEIQRLPPEVANFMQLVELDVSRNDIPEIPESIKFCKALEIADFSGNPLSRLPEGFTQLRSLAHLALNDVSLQALPGDVGNLANLVTLELRENLLKSLPASLSFLVKLEQLDLGGNDLEVLPDTLGALPNLRELWLDRNQLSALPPELGNLRRLVCLDVSENRLEALPAELGGLALLTDLLLSQNLLQRLPDGIGQLKQLSILKVDQNRLCEVTEAIGDCENLSELILTENLLTALPHSLGKLTKLTNLNVDRNRLEVLPPEIGGCVALSVLSLRDNRLAILPPELAHTTELHVLDVAGNRLQSLPFALTHLNLKALWLAENQAQPMLRFQTEDDTQTGEKVLTCYLLPQQPPPSLEGPGQRSSPSESWSDAPLSRVSVIKFLGAPTSDEEAEETAAEKRGLQRRATPHPSELKVMKRGVEERRSEATCRPDPGPPSPSEEERRLSSRSGLSEDSHPSTGTASPGEPEGLPAEEEEEEEEDEEEAGGLSPQEATPAAQEEAEEESYEEPTVRFAEDTLLLPGDDGGSEEGPTEAPWAPPAGRQRLTRKDTPHYKKHFRVSRLPQPEAVVALLQGAQPDSEGPAGTGGWHNGPHTPWAPRAEDEGDKEDEEEVVAEEEEEKEEAVASVPSVKGVSFDQANNLLIEPARIEEEELTLTIVRQTGGLGISIAGGKGSTPYKGDDEGIFISRVSEEGPAARAGVRVGDKLLEVNGVALHEAEHHQAVEALRGAGATVQMRLWRERMVEPENAVTVTPLRPEDDYSPRDRRFGGLCPPQPETPGPLRQRHVACLVRSEKGLGFSIAGGKGSTPYRAGDGGIFISRIAEGGAAHRAGTLQVGDRVLSINGVDMAEARHDHAVSLLTTASPTIALLLEREAGAPLPPSPPPHSPPPLAAATTTTVTATPGDPGPMRLAPSLLAAALEGPYPVEEICLPRAGGPLGLSIVGGSDHSSHPFGVQEPGVFISKVLPRGLAARSGLRVGDRILAVNGQDVREASHQEAVSALLRPCRELVLLVRRDPPPPGLRELCIQKAPGEKLGISIRGGAKGHAGNPRDPTDEGIFISKVSPAGAAGRDGRLRVGLRLLEVNQQSLLGLTHAEAVQLLRSAGDALTVLVCDGFDTSTVTPAEVSPGVIANPFAAGVGRRNSLESISSIDRELSPEGPHKDKELPGHTLPWGPEATVPTRGKTAEAPRSPGHQQTKPGVIQPLAQVWPRGSPAPRGRGSPRAPPSPPSPDELPSDVKRAYRTFAAVPGPHQTQDAAAQPPMPGPTASPEQLSFRERQKYFELEVRAPQAEGPPKRVSLVGADDLRKMQEEEARKLQQKRAQMLREVAGPGLALDREAPEDDEEPEQEPPWAAGCDAGLVSSSPSPLGGSTPVRTAKAERRHQERLRVQSPELPAPERALSPAERRALEAEKRALWRAARMKSLEQDALRAQMVLSKSQEGRSKRGPLERLAEAPSPAPTPSPTPLEDLGPQTSTSLGRLSPDFAEELRSLEPSPSPGLQEDGEVAMVLLGRPSPDAVGPEEVMLCSSRRPVRAGRRGLGPVPS from the exons ATGCTCAAGTGCATCCCGCTGTGGCGCTGCAACCGGCACGTGGAGTCGGTAGACAAGAGGCATTGCTCGCTGCAGGCCGTGCCCGAAGAGATCTATCGCTACAGCCGCAGCTTAGAGGAGCTGCTGCTCGACGCCAACCAGCTGCGTGAGCTGCCCAAG cccttcTTCCGGCTGCTGAACCTGCGCAAGCTGGGCCTGAGCGACAACGAGATCCAGCGTCTGCCCCCTGAGGTGGCCAACTTCATGCAGCTGGTGGAGCTGGACGTGTCCCGGAACG ACATTCCTGAGATCCCTGAGAGCATCAAGTTTTGCAAGGCCCTTGAGATTGCAGATTTCAGCGGGAACCCCCTGTCCAG GCTCCCCGAGGGCTTCACTCAGTTGCGCAGCCTGGCCCACCTGGCTCTGAACGACGTGTCCTTGCAGGCACTGCCTGGGGACGTGGGCAA CCTCGCCAACCTGGTGACTCTGGAGCTCCGGGAGAACCTTCTCAAGTCCTTGCCTGC GTCCCTGTCTTTCCTGGTTAAGCTGGAGCAGCTGGATCTGGGAGGCAACGATCTGGAAGTGCTG CCTGACACTCTGGGGGCTCTGCCCAACCTTCGGGAGCTATGGCTGGACCGGAACCAGCTGTCGGCACTACCTCCG GAGCTCGGGAACCTCCGGCGCCTGGTGTGCCTGGATGTGTCAGAGAACCGCCTGGAGGCCCTGCCTGCAGAGCTGGGGGGGCTCGCACTGCTGACGGACCTGCTGCTGTCTCAGAATCTGCTGCAGCGGCTGCCTGATGGCATTG GTCAGCTGAAGCAGCTGTCCATCCTGAAGGTGGACCAGAACCGCCTGTGTGAGGTGACGGAGGCCATCGGGGACTGCGAGAACCTGTCTGAGCTGATCCTCACAGAGAACCTGCTGACg GCTCTGCCCCACTCCCTTGGAAAGCTGACCAAGCTGACTAACCTCAATGTGGACCGGAACCGCCTGGAGGTGCTGCCGCCCGAGATCGGGGGCTGCGTGGCACTCAGCGTCCTGTCTCTGCGGGACAACCGCCTGGCCATCCTGCCACCTGAGCTCGCCCACACGACGGAGCTGCACGTGCTGGACGTGGCTGGGAACCG GCTGCAGAGTCTGCCGTTTGCACTCACCCACCTCAACCTCAAGGCCCTGTGGCTGGCTGAGAACCAGGCGCAGCCCATGCTCCGGTTCCAGACTGAGGACGATACCCAGACTGGGGAGAAGGTGCTCACCTGCTACCTgctgccccagcagcccccacccagccttg AGGGTCCTGGGCAGCGGAGCAGCCCCTCGGAGAGCTGGAGCGACGCCCCTCTCAGCCGTGTCAGCGTCATCAAGTTTCTGGGGGCCCCCACAAGTGATGAGGAGGCCGAGGAGACTGCTGCTGAGAAGCGG GGCCTGCAGCGTCGGGCCACACCACACCCCAGCGAGCTCAAGGTGATGAAGAGGGGTGTGGAGGAGCGGCGCAGCGAAGCCACCTGCAGGCCTGACCCTGGGCCTCCCTCGCCTTCGGAGGAG GAGAGGAGGCTCAGCAGCAGGTCTGGCCTGAGTGAGGACTCACACCCGTCCACcggcacagcctccccaggggAGCCTGAGGGCCTGCCagccgaggaggaggaggaggaagaggaggacgaggaggaggctggggggctGAGCCCACAGGAAGCCACACCTGCTGCCCAGGAAGAGGCTGAGGAGGAGTCCTACGAGGAG CCCACAGTGCGGTTTGCAGAGGACAccctgctgctgcctggggaTGATGGTGGGAGCGAAGAAGGACCAACGGAGGCCCCCTGGGCCCCGCCGGCAGGGCGGCAGCGACTAACTCGAAAGGACACGCCTCACTACAAGAAGCACTTCAGGGTCTCCAGGCTGCCCCAGCCCGAGGCCGTCGTAGCCCTGCTGCAGGGGGCCCAACCGGACAGCGAGGGCCCAGCAGGGACTGGGGGCTGGCACAATGGCCCACACACGCCCTGGGCCCCTCGGGCCGAGGACGAGGGGGAcaaggaggacgaggaggaggtggtggctgaggaggaggaggagaaggaagaggccgTGGCCTCTGTGCCCTCTGTCAAG GGGGTGTCGTTTGACCAGGCCAATAACCTGCTGATAGAGCCCGCTCGCATTGAGGAGGAAGAG CTGACACTCACCATCGTGCGGCAGACCGGTGGCCTGGGCATCAGCATCGCGGGGGGTAAGGGCTCCACCCCCTACAAGGGAGATGATGAG GGCATATTCATCTCCCGGGTGTCTGAGGAGGGCCCCGCAGCCCGGGCTGGGGTCCGAGTGGGCGACAAGCTCCTTGAG GTGAATGGCGTGGCCTTGCACGAGGCTGAGCACCACCAGGCCGTGGAGGCGCTGCGGGGGGCGGGCGCCACCGTGCAGATGCGGCTGTGGAGGGAGCGCATGGTGGAGCCTGAGAACGCAGTCACCGTCACGCCCCTGCGGCCAGAAGATGACTACAGTCCCCGGGATCGGCGGTTTGGTGGTCTGTGCCCGCCCCAGCCTGAGACCCCCGGGCCCCTCCGGCAGCGCCACGTGGCCTGCCTGGTGCGCAGCGAGAAGGGGCTGGGCTTCAGCATCGCTGGCGGGAAGGGCTCCACACCCTACCGGGCTGGTGATGGG GGCATCTTCATCTCCCGCATTGCCGAGGGGGGTGCTGCTCACCGAGCCGGTACGCTGCAGGTTGGCGATCGTGTGCTCTCG ATCAACGGGGTGGACATGGCAGAGGCCCGGCACGACCATGCTGTCTCTCTGCTGACCACCGCCTCCCCCACCATTGCCCTGCTGCTGGAGCGCGAGGCTGGGgcgccccttcctcccagccccccgcCACACTCACCCCCACCACtcgctgctgccaccaccaccacggtCACTGCTACGCCTGGGGACCCTGGGCCCATGAGGCTGGCCCCCAGCCTGCTTGCCGCTGCCCTAGAGGGGCCATATCCAGTGGAG GAGATCTGCCTGCCGAGAGCTGGGGGCCCACTGGGGCTCAGCATCGTCGGGGGCTCCGACCACTCCAGCCACCCGTTTGGAGTCCAGGAGCCCGGCGTCTTCATCTCCAAG GTGCTGCCCCGGGGCCTGGCTGCGCGGAGTGGCCTGCGGGTTGGAGACCGCATCCTCGCGGTGAACGGGCAGGACGTGAGGGAGGCCTCGCACCAGGAAGCAGTCAGCGCCCTGCTGCGGCCCTGCCGGGAGCTGGTCCTGCTGGTTCGGAGGGACCCGCCCCCCCCAGGCCTGCGGGAGCTCTGTATCCAGAAGGCCCCTGGGGAGAAGTTGGGCATCAGCATCCGTGGGGGGGCCAAGGGCCACGCGGGGAACCCCCGCGACCCCACTGATGAGGGCATCTTCATCTCTAAG GTGAGCCCCGCAGGAGCAGCTGGGCGTGACGGCCGTCTGAGAGTGGGGCTGCGGCTGCTAGAAGTGAACCAGCAGAGCCTGCTGGGCCTCACGCACGCAGAGGCTGTGCAGCTGCTGCGCAGCGCAGGGGACGCCCTCACCGTGCTCGTCTGCGATGGCTTCGACACCAGCACCGTCACCCCCGCCGAG GTGTCACCGGGAGTCATCGCCAACCCCTTTGCGGCTGGTGTTGGCCGCAGGAACAGCCTGGAAAGCATCTCCTCCATCGACCGGGAGCTGAGCCCCGAGGGCCCCCACAAG GACAAGGAGCTGCCTGGACACACACTGCCGTGGGGACCAGAGGCCACG GTGCCCACCCGAGGGAAGACGGCCGAGGCACCCCGCTCCCCTGGCCACCAGCAG ACAAAACCGGGGGTGATCCAGCCACTGGCTCAGGTCTGGCCTAGGGGCTCCCCGGCCCCCAGGGGCAGAGGCAGTCCCCGCGCT cccccctccccgccctccccggaCGAGCTGCCCTCCGACGTGAAGCGGGCCTACAGGACCTTCGCTGCTGTGCCTGGCCCACACCAAACGCAGGACGCGGCTGCTCAA ccccccatGCCTGGGCCCACCGCCTCCCCGGAGCAGCTGTCCTTCCGAGAGCGGCAGAAGTACTTCGAGTTGGAGGTGCGGGCGCCCCAGGCTGAGGGCCCCCCCAAGCGTGTGTCCCTGGTGGGTGCTGACGACCTGCGGAAGATGCAGGAGGAAGAAG cccgaaAGCTGCAGCAGAAGAGGGCGCAGATGCTGCGGGAGGTGGCAGGTCCCGGTCTAGCCCTGGACCGGGAGGCCCCAGAGGACGATGAGGAGCCGGAGCAGGAgcctccctgggctgcaggctgtgaTGCAGG gctTGTCTCATCGTCCCCATCACCCCTGGGGGGCAGCACCCCAGTGCGGACGGCCAAAGCTGAGCGACGCCATCAGGAGCGGCTGCGAGTGCAGAGCCCCGAGCTGCCAGCGCCGGAGAGGGCCCTGTCCCCTGCTGAGCGTCGGGCCCTGGAGGCAGAGAAGCGTGCCCTGTGGAGGGCTGCCAG GATGAAGTCCCTGGAGCAGGATGCCCTCCGGGCACAGATGGTTCTCAGCAAGTCCCAAGAGGGCCGGAGCAAGCGTGGGCCCCTGGAGCGGCTGGCCGAGGCCCCCTCACCTGCGCCCACCCCGTCACCCACCCCCTTGGAAG ACCTTGGCCCCCAGACCAGCACCTCCCTCGGACGCCTG tccccagaTTTTGCTGAGGAGCTGAGGTCCTTGGAGCCATCTCCCAGCCCAG GCCTGCAGGAGGACGGAGAGGTGGCCATGGTGCTCCTGGGCAGGCCCTCGCCAGACGCTGTGGGCCCCGAGGAGGTGATGCTGTGCAGCAGCCGCCGCCCGGTGCGTGCAGGTCGCCGTGGCCTGGGCCCAGTGCCCTCTTAG
- the SCRIB gene encoding protein scribble homolog isoform X7: MLKCIPLWRCNRHVESVDKRHCSLQAVPEEIYRYSRSLEELLLDANQLRELPKPFFRLLNLRKLGLSDNEIQRLPPEVANFMQLVELDVSRNDIPEIPESIKFCKALEIADFSGNPLSRLPEGFTQLRSLAHLALNDVSLQALPGDVGNLANLVTLELRENLLKSLPASLSFLVKLEQLDLGGNDLEVLPDTLGALPNLRELWLDRNQLSALPPELGNLRRLVCLDVSENRLEALPAELGGLALLTDLLLSQNLLQRLPDGIGQLKQLSILKVDQNRLCEVTEAIGDCENLSELILTENLLTALPHSLGKLTKLTNLNVDRNRLEVLPPEIGGCVALSVLSLRDNRLAILPPELAHTTELHVLDVAGNRLQSLPFALTHLNLKALWLAENQAQPMLRFQTEDDTQTGEKVLTCYLLPQQPPPSLEGPGQRSSPSESWSDAPLSRVSVIKFLGAPTSDEEAEETAAEKRGLQRRATPHPSELKVMKRGVEERRSEATCRPDPGPPSPSEEERRLSSRSGLSEDSHPSTGTASPGEPEGLPAEEEEEEEEDEEEAGGLSPQEATPAAQEEAEEESYEEPTVRFAEDTLLLPGDDGGSEEGPTEAPWAPPAGRQRLTRKDTPHYKKHFRVSRLPQPEAVVALLQGAQPDSEGPAGTGGWHNGPHTPWAPRAEDEGDKEDEEEVVAEEEEEKEEAVASVPSVKGVSFDQANNLLIEPARIEEEELTLTIVRQTGGLGISIAGGKGSTPYKGDDEGIFISRVSEEGPAARAGVRVGDKLLEVNGVALHEAEHHQAVEALRGAGATVQMRLWRERMVEPENAVTVTPLRPEDDYSPRDRRFGGLCPPQPETPGPLRQRHVACLVRSEKGLGFSIAGGKGSTPYRAGDGGIFISRIAEGGAAHRAGTLQVGDRVLSINGVDMAEARHDHAVSLLTTASPTIALLLEREAGAPLPPSPPPHSPPPLAAATTTTVTATPGDPGPMRLAPSLLAAALEGPYPVEEICLPRAGGPLGLSIVGGSDHSSHPFGVQEPGVFISKVLPRGLAARSGLRVGDRILAVNGQDVREASHQEAVSALLRPCRELVLLVRRDPPPPGLRELCIQKAPGEKLGISIRGGAKGHAGNPRDPTDEGIFISKVSPAGAAGRDGRLRVGLRLLEVNQQSLLGLTHAEAVQLLRSAGDALTVLVCDGFDTSTVTPAEVSPGVIANPFAAGVGRRNSLESISSIDRELSPEGPHKDKELPGHTLPWGPEATVPTRGKTAEAPRSPGHQQPPSPPSPDELPSDVKRAYRTFAAVPGPHQTQDAAAQPPMPGPTASPEQLSFRERQKYFELEVRAPQAEGPPKRVSLVGADDLRKMQEEEARKLQQKRAQMLREVAGPGLALDREAPEDDEEPEQEPPWAAGCDAGLVSSSPSPLGGSTPVRTAKAERRHQERLRVQSPELPAPERALSPAERRALEAEKRALWRAARMKSLEQDALRAQMVLSKSQEGRSKRGPLERLAEAPSPAPTPSPTPLEDLGPQTSTSLGRLALSGRKFDYRVFAALPSSRPVCDMQSPDFAEELRSLEPSPSPGLQEDGEVAMVLLGRPSPDAVGPEEVMLCSSRRPVRAGRRGLGPVPS, encoded by the exons ATGCTCAAGTGCATCCCGCTGTGGCGCTGCAACCGGCACGTGGAGTCGGTAGACAAGAGGCATTGCTCGCTGCAGGCCGTGCCCGAAGAGATCTATCGCTACAGCCGCAGCTTAGAGGAGCTGCTGCTCGACGCCAACCAGCTGCGTGAGCTGCCCAAG cccttcTTCCGGCTGCTGAACCTGCGCAAGCTGGGCCTGAGCGACAACGAGATCCAGCGTCTGCCCCCTGAGGTGGCCAACTTCATGCAGCTGGTGGAGCTGGACGTGTCCCGGAACG ACATTCCTGAGATCCCTGAGAGCATCAAGTTTTGCAAGGCCCTTGAGATTGCAGATTTCAGCGGGAACCCCCTGTCCAG GCTCCCCGAGGGCTTCACTCAGTTGCGCAGCCTGGCCCACCTGGCTCTGAACGACGTGTCCTTGCAGGCACTGCCTGGGGACGTGGGCAA CCTCGCCAACCTGGTGACTCTGGAGCTCCGGGAGAACCTTCTCAAGTCCTTGCCTGC GTCCCTGTCTTTCCTGGTTAAGCTGGAGCAGCTGGATCTGGGAGGCAACGATCTGGAAGTGCTG CCTGACACTCTGGGGGCTCTGCCCAACCTTCGGGAGCTATGGCTGGACCGGAACCAGCTGTCGGCACTACCTCCG GAGCTCGGGAACCTCCGGCGCCTGGTGTGCCTGGATGTGTCAGAGAACCGCCTGGAGGCCCTGCCTGCAGAGCTGGGGGGGCTCGCACTGCTGACGGACCTGCTGCTGTCTCAGAATCTGCTGCAGCGGCTGCCTGATGGCATTG GTCAGCTGAAGCAGCTGTCCATCCTGAAGGTGGACCAGAACCGCCTGTGTGAGGTGACGGAGGCCATCGGGGACTGCGAGAACCTGTCTGAGCTGATCCTCACAGAGAACCTGCTGACg GCTCTGCCCCACTCCCTTGGAAAGCTGACCAAGCTGACTAACCTCAATGTGGACCGGAACCGCCTGGAGGTGCTGCCGCCCGAGATCGGGGGCTGCGTGGCACTCAGCGTCCTGTCTCTGCGGGACAACCGCCTGGCCATCCTGCCACCTGAGCTCGCCCACACGACGGAGCTGCACGTGCTGGACGTGGCTGGGAACCG GCTGCAGAGTCTGCCGTTTGCACTCACCCACCTCAACCTCAAGGCCCTGTGGCTGGCTGAGAACCAGGCGCAGCCCATGCTCCGGTTCCAGACTGAGGACGATACCCAGACTGGGGAGAAGGTGCTCACCTGCTACCTgctgccccagcagcccccacccagccttg AGGGTCCTGGGCAGCGGAGCAGCCCCTCGGAGAGCTGGAGCGACGCCCCTCTCAGCCGTGTCAGCGTCATCAAGTTTCTGGGGGCCCCCACAAGTGATGAGGAGGCCGAGGAGACTGCTGCTGAGAAGCGG GGCCTGCAGCGTCGGGCCACACCACACCCCAGCGAGCTCAAGGTGATGAAGAGGGGTGTGGAGGAGCGGCGCAGCGAAGCCACCTGCAGGCCTGACCCTGGGCCTCCCTCGCCTTCGGAGGAG GAGAGGAGGCTCAGCAGCAGGTCTGGCCTGAGTGAGGACTCACACCCGTCCACcggcacagcctccccaggggAGCCTGAGGGCCTGCCagccgaggaggaggaggaggaagaggaggacgaggaggaggctggggggctGAGCCCACAGGAAGCCACACCTGCTGCCCAGGAAGAGGCTGAGGAGGAGTCCTACGAGGAG CCCACAGTGCGGTTTGCAGAGGACAccctgctgctgcctggggaTGATGGTGGGAGCGAAGAAGGACCAACGGAGGCCCCCTGGGCCCCGCCGGCAGGGCGGCAGCGACTAACTCGAAAGGACACGCCTCACTACAAGAAGCACTTCAGGGTCTCCAGGCTGCCCCAGCCCGAGGCCGTCGTAGCCCTGCTGCAGGGGGCCCAACCGGACAGCGAGGGCCCAGCAGGGACTGGGGGCTGGCACAATGGCCCACACACGCCCTGGGCCCCTCGGGCCGAGGACGAGGGGGAcaaggaggacgaggaggaggtggtggctgaggaggaggaggagaaggaagaggccgTGGCCTCTGTGCCCTCTGTCAAG GGGGTGTCGTTTGACCAGGCCAATAACCTGCTGATAGAGCCCGCTCGCATTGAGGAGGAAGAG CTGACACTCACCATCGTGCGGCAGACCGGTGGCCTGGGCATCAGCATCGCGGGGGGTAAGGGCTCCACCCCCTACAAGGGAGATGATGAG GGCATATTCATCTCCCGGGTGTCTGAGGAGGGCCCCGCAGCCCGGGCTGGGGTCCGAGTGGGCGACAAGCTCCTTGAG GTGAATGGCGTGGCCTTGCACGAGGCTGAGCACCACCAGGCCGTGGAGGCGCTGCGGGGGGCGGGCGCCACCGTGCAGATGCGGCTGTGGAGGGAGCGCATGGTGGAGCCTGAGAACGCAGTCACCGTCACGCCCCTGCGGCCAGAAGATGACTACAGTCCCCGGGATCGGCGGTTTGGTGGTCTGTGCCCGCCCCAGCCTGAGACCCCCGGGCCCCTCCGGCAGCGCCACGTGGCCTGCCTGGTGCGCAGCGAGAAGGGGCTGGGCTTCAGCATCGCTGGCGGGAAGGGCTCCACACCCTACCGGGCTGGTGATGGG GGCATCTTCATCTCCCGCATTGCCGAGGGGGGTGCTGCTCACCGAGCCGGTACGCTGCAGGTTGGCGATCGTGTGCTCTCG ATCAACGGGGTGGACATGGCAGAGGCCCGGCACGACCATGCTGTCTCTCTGCTGACCACCGCCTCCCCCACCATTGCCCTGCTGCTGGAGCGCGAGGCTGGGgcgccccttcctcccagccccccgcCACACTCACCCCCACCACtcgctgctgccaccaccaccacggtCACTGCTACGCCTGGGGACCCTGGGCCCATGAGGCTGGCCCCCAGCCTGCTTGCCGCTGCCCTAGAGGGGCCATATCCAGTGGAG GAGATCTGCCTGCCGAGAGCTGGGGGCCCACTGGGGCTCAGCATCGTCGGGGGCTCCGACCACTCCAGCCACCCGTTTGGAGTCCAGGAGCCCGGCGTCTTCATCTCCAAG GTGCTGCCCCGGGGCCTGGCTGCGCGGAGTGGCCTGCGGGTTGGAGACCGCATCCTCGCGGTGAACGGGCAGGACGTGAGGGAGGCCTCGCACCAGGAAGCAGTCAGCGCCCTGCTGCGGCCCTGCCGGGAGCTGGTCCTGCTGGTTCGGAGGGACCCGCCCCCCCCAGGCCTGCGGGAGCTCTGTATCCAGAAGGCCCCTGGGGAGAAGTTGGGCATCAGCATCCGTGGGGGGGCCAAGGGCCACGCGGGGAACCCCCGCGACCCCACTGATGAGGGCATCTTCATCTCTAAG GTGAGCCCCGCAGGAGCAGCTGGGCGTGACGGCCGTCTGAGAGTGGGGCTGCGGCTGCTAGAAGTGAACCAGCAGAGCCTGCTGGGCCTCACGCACGCAGAGGCTGTGCAGCTGCTGCGCAGCGCAGGGGACGCCCTCACCGTGCTCGTCTGCGATGGCTTCGACACCAGCACCGTCACCCCCGCCGAG GTGTCACCGGGAGTCATCGCCAACCCCTTTGCGGCTGGTGTTGGCCGCAGGAACAGCCTGGAAAGCATCTCCTCCATCGACCGGGAGCTGAGCCCCGAGGGCCCCCACAAG GACAAGGAGCTGCCTGGACACACACTGCCGTGGGGACCAGAGGCCACG GTGCCCACCCGAGGGAAGACGGCCGAGGCACCCCGCTCCCCTGGCCACCAGCAG cccccctccccgccctccccggaCGAGCTGCCCTCCGACGTGAAGCGGGCCTACAGGACCTTCGCTGCTGTGCCTGGCCCACACCAAACGCAGGACGCGGCTGCTCAA ccccccatGCCTGGGCCCACCGCCTCCCCGGAGCAGCTGTCCTTCCGAGAGCGGCAGAAGTACTTCGAGTTGGAGGTGCGGGCGCCCCAGGCTGAGGGCCCCCCCAAGCGTGTGTCCCTGGTGGGTGCTGACGACCTGCGGAAGATGCAGGAGGAAGAAG cccgaaAGCTGCAGCAGAAGAGGGCGCAGATGCTGCGGGAGGTGGCAGGTCCCGGTCTAGCCCTGGACCGGGAGGCCCCAGAGGACGATGAGGAGCCGGAGCAGGAgcctccctgggctgcaggctgtgaTGCAGG gctTGTCTCATCGTCCCCATCACCCCTGGGGGGCAGCACCCCAGTGCGGACGGCCAAAGCTGAGCGACGCCATCAGGAGCGGCTGCGAGTGCAGAGCCCCGAGCTGCCAGCGCCGGAGAGGGCCCTGTCCCCTGCTGAGCGTCGGGCCCTGGAGGCAGAGAAGCGTGCCCTGTGGAGGGCTGCCAG GATGAAGTCCCTGGAGCAGGATGCCCTCCGGGCACAGATGGTTCTCAGCAAGTCCCAAGAGGGCCGGAGCAAGCGTGGGCCCCTGGAGCGGCTGGCCGAGGCCCCCTCACCTGCGCCCACCCCGTCACCCACCCCCTTGGAAG ACCTTGGCCCCCAGACCAGCACCTCCCTCGGACGCCTG GCCTTGTCTGGGAGGAAGTTCGACTACAGGGTGTTCGCCGCCCTCCCCTCTTCTAGACCTGTCTGTGACATGCAG tccccagaTTTTGCTGAGGAGCTGAGGTCCTTGGAGCCATCTCCCAGCCCAG GCCTGCAGGAGGACGGAGAGGTGGCCATGGTGCTCCTGGGCAGGCCCTCGCCAGACGCTGTGGGCCCCGAGGAGGTGATGCTGTGCAGCAGCCGCCGCCCGGTGCGTGCAGGTCGCCGTGGCCTGGGCCCAGTGCCCTCTTAG